From Callithrix jacchus isolate 240 chromosome 3, calJac240_pri, whole genome shotgun sequence, a single genomic window includes:
- the BMP3 gene encoding bone morphogenetic protein 3, translating into MAGVSRLLFLWLGCFCVSLAQRERPKQPFPELRKAVPGDRTAGGGRDSELQPQDKVSEHMLRLYDRYTMVQATQTPGSLEGGSQPRRPQPLREGNTVRSFRAGAAETLESKGLHIFNLTSLTKSENILSATLYFYIGELENISLSCPVSGGCSHHAQRKHIQIDLSAWVLKFNRNQSQLLGHLSVDMGKSHRDIMSWLSKDITQLLRKAKENEEFLIGFNITSKGHQLPKRMLAFPEPYILVYANDAAISEPESVVSSLQGHRNFPTESVPKWDSHIRVALSIKRRKKRSTGVLLPLQNNELPGAEYQYKMDEVWEDRKPYKTLQTQAPEKSKNKKKQRKGPHQKSQTLQFDEQTLKKARRKQWIEPRNCARRYLKVDFADIGWSEWIISPKSFDAYYCSGACQFPMPKSLKPSNHATIQSIVRAVGVVPGIPEPCCVPEKMSSLSILFFDENKNVVLKVYPNMTVESCACR; encoded by the exons ATGGCTGGGGTGAGCAGGCTGCTCTTTCTGTGGCTGGGCTGCTTCTGTGTGAGCCTGGCTCAGAGAGAGAGACCTAAGCAACCATTCCCGGAGCTCCGTAAAGCTGTGCCAGGTGACCGCACGGCAGGTGGTGGCCGGGACTCGGAGCTGCAGCCGCAAGACAAGGTTTCTGAACACATGCTGCGGCTCTATGACAGGTACACCATGGTCCAGGCGACGCAGACACCGGGCTCCCTGGAGGGAGGCTCGCAGCCCAGGCGCCCCCAGCCTCTGCGCGAAGGCAACACGGTTCGCAGCTTTCGGGCGGGAGCAGCAG AAACTCTTGAAAGCAAAGGACTGCATATTTTCAATCTGACGTCGCTAACCAAGTCTGAAAACATTTTGTCTGCCACACTATATTTCTATATTGGAGAGCTAGAAAACATCAGCCTGAGTTGTCCAGTGTCTGGAGGATGCTCCCATCATGCTCAGAGGAAGCATATTCAGATCGATCTTTCCGCATGGGTCCTCAAATTCAACAGAAACCAAAGTCAACTCCTTGGCCATCTGTCAGTGGATATGGGCAAATCTCATCGAGATATCATGTCCTGGCTCTCTAAAGATATCACTCAACTCCTGAGGAAGGCCAAAGAAAATGAGGAGTTCCTCATAGGATTTAACATTACTTCCAAGGGACACCAGCTGCCAAAGAGGATGTTAGCTTTTCCAGAGCCTTATATCTTGGTATATGCCAATGATGCTGCCATTTCTGAGCCAGAAAGTGTGGTATCAAGCTTACAGGGACATCGGAATTTTCCCACTGAATCTGTTCCCAAGTGGGATAGCCACATCAGAGTTGCCCTTTCCATTAAACGGAGGAAGAAGCGCTCTACTGGGGTCTTGCTGCCTCTGCAGAACAACGAACTTCCTGGGGCAGAATACCAGTACAAAATGGATGAGGTGTGGGAGGATAGAAAGCCTTACAAGACCCTTCAGACTCAGGCTCCTGAAAAGAgtaagaacaaaaagaaacagagaaagggaCCTCATCAGAAGAGCCAGACACTCCAGTTTGATGAGCAGACCCTGAAAAAGGCAAGGAGAAAGCAATGGATTGAACCTCGGAATTGTGCCAGGAGATACCTTAAAGTAGACTTTGCAGATATTGGCTGGAGTGAATGGATTATCTCCCCCAAGTCCTTTGATGCCTATTATTGCTCTGGAGCATGCCAGTTCCCCATGCCAAAG tctTTGAAGCCATCTAATCATGCTACCATCCAGAGTATAGTGAGAGCTGTGGGGGTCGTTCCTGGGATTCCTGAGCCTTGCTGTGTACCAGAAAAGATGTCCTCactcagtattttattctttgatgaAAATAAGAATGTAGTGCTTAAAGTATATCCTAACATGACAGTAGAGTCTTGCGCTTGCAGATAA